The following are encoded together in the Mammaliicoccus vitulinus genome:
- a CDS encoding MupG family TIM beta-alpha barrel fold protein has translation MLGFSVYLGESFDHAYIETMLEEGFQYVFTSLQIPEEDSSQYFEKLKELKRLVGSKAEIIADASPHAFHNLGLSYKEPQGLSEIGIDYIRLDISLELEDIMSLLDELKIVCNASTDALNLLTQLKSQNVDMTRIMVAHNYYPRPETGLDKQFFINKNNELKSLFPDISIMAFVPGTTLRSPVYQGLPTLEDHRKVHPLVAASELLALGVDDICIGDTHINQPTINQFNTFFNNGIVSLQVQSETKHLDYVIGRIFHNRKDKARDVIRAEEARQTFREEVLPENTVARKRGAITLDNIKYGRYMNELQIVNKHLNHNDAVNVIGYVCEQDLPCIDLIDAGTAFQFIKGED, from the coding sequence ATGTTAGGTTTTTCAGTATATTTAGGTGAATCTTTTGATCATGCTTATATTGAAACAATGTTAGAAGAAGGATTTCAGTATGTGTTTACTTCTCTTCAAATTCCTGAAGAGGACTCAAGTCAATATTTTGAAAAGCTAAAAGAATTGAAACGTCTTGTAGGAAGCAAAGCTGAAATTATAGCTGATGCAAGTCCTCATGCGTTTCACAATTTAGGTCTATCATATAAAGAACCGCAAGGGTTAAGTGAGATTGGTATTGATTATATAAGGTTGGATATCTCTTTAGAACTTGAGGATATTATGTCTTTATTAGATGAATTGAAAATTGTATGTAATGCGAGTACTGACGCTCTGAATTTACTCACGCAATTAAAATCTCAAAACGTTGATATGACGCGCATCATGGTTGCACATAATTACTATCCTCGTCCTGAAACAGGGTTGGATAAACAATTCTTTATAAATAAGAACAATGAGTTGAAGTCATTATTTCCTGATATTTCAATAATGGCATTTGTTCCGGGAACAACGCTTAGAAGTCCTGTTTATCAAGGGTTACCTACATTAGAAGATCATAGAAAAGTCCATCCTCTAGTTGCTGCTAGCGAGTTATTAGCACTAGGTGTAGATGATATTTGTATAGGGGATACGCATATCAATCAACCAACGATTAATCAATTCAACACCTTCTTTAATAATGGAATCGTGTCACTTCAAGTACAATCCGAAACAAAGCATTTAGATTATGTTATTGGGAGAATTTTTCATAATAGAAAAGACAAAGCAAGAGATGTGATTAGAGCGGAAGAAGCAAGGCAAACTTTTCGGGAAGAAGTGTTGCCTGAAAACACGGTTGCAAGAAAAAGGGGTGCCATTACTTTAGATAATATAAAGTATGGTCGTTACATGAATGAATTACAGATTGTGAATAAACACTTAAATCATAATGACGCGGTAAATGTTATAGGTTACGTATGTGAACAAGATTTGCCGTGCATTGACTTGATTGATGCGGGAACAGCTTTTCAGTTTATTAAGGGGGAAGATTAG
- a CDS encoding MurR/RpiR family transcriptional regulator, with protein MEHQHLLLFIKEQMSHLTKHEKRIAEYFMEHPEKTINLSAKELGKITNTSAASVIRCTHKLNFKGFTDLKLAISRYLPQHEQSIYQEIKQDETVDSISKKLITRASHTLEMTEKHISDESINQIVDQLYDTQTMIVFGVGASSLVAQDLYQKFTRIGKQVIHSLDTHFLATAIASHSKSCILIGISNSGENNETISLAKVARKYGVKTVGLTQSEQSTLAKIADFYLIHDASSEKSLRLAATSSLISQLMTIDILFYSYLSRNYDEHVVTMSKTRDAVELYIE; from the coding sequence ATGGAACATCAACATTTACTCTTATTTATAAAAGAACAAATGTCTCATTTAACGAAACACGAAAAACGTATAGCTGAATATTTTATGGAACACCCTGAAAAAACGATTAATTTAAGCGCTAAAGAATTAGGAAAGATAACAAACACAAGTGCGGCTTCTGTTATTAGATGTACACATAAATTGAATTTTAAAGGTTTCACAGATTTGAAGTTAGCGATTTCTAGATATTTACCTCAACATGAACAAAGTATTTATCAAGAAATTAAACAAGACGAGACTGTTGATTCAATCAGTAAGAAACTGATAACGAGAGCTTCACACACACTTGAAATGACTGAAAAACATATTTCTGATGAAAGTATCAATCAAATTGTGGATCAATTATACGATACGCAGACGATGATCGTGTTTGGTGTGGGTGCTTCCAGTTTAGTAGCACAAGATTTATATCAAAAATTCACAAGAATAGGTAAACAAGTCATTCATTCATTAGATACACATTTTTTAGCGACAGCAATTGCTTCACATAGTAAAAGCTGTATATTGATTGGCATTTCCAATTCAGGTGAGAATAACGAAACAATATCTCTAGCAAAAGTTGCTCGAAAATATGGTGTGAAAACAGTTGGACTTACACAGTCAGAACAATCTACTTTAGCAAAAATTGCGGACTTTTATTTAATACACGATGCAAGCTCAGAAAAAAGTTTGAGACTTGCAGCAACAAGTTCGCTTATTTCACAACTTATGACGATAGATATTTTATTTTATAGTTATTTATCTAGAAATTATGATGAGCATGTTGTAACAATGAGTAAAACTAGAGATGCTGTGGAATTGTATATAGAATAA
- the murQ gene encoding N-acetylmuramic acid 6-phosphate etherase, which produces MDISRLTTELRNEHSSKLDTLTPEQFVEVMNNEDQKVAQFIKEENKAIANLITQVIKGLNNGGRLIYMGAGTSGRLGVLDAAECVPTFGVTSDVVVGLIAGGPTAMTVAVEGAEDDERLGEQDLKDLKINVHDTVIGIAASGRTPYVIGGLKYAQSIKVATGCVTCNRQSEVGKHADFPVQVDVGPEVLTGSTRLKAGTAQKLILNMISTGAMVGIGKVYENLMIDVKPTNKKLKQRAVNMIQEVLDCTDDESMRLFKESDEQVKVAIVMGMHQITKAEAVEKLKQAKGFVRNT; this is translated from the coding sequence ATGGATATTAGCCGTTTAACGACAGAATTAAGGAATGAACATTCTTCGAAGTTAGATACTTTAACACCTGAGCAGTTTGTTGAAGTGATGAATAACGAAGATCAAAAGGTTGCCCAATTTATTAAAGAAGAAAATAAGGCTATAGCCAATCTTATTACACAAGTTATAAAAGGTTTAAACAATGGTGGGAGATTAATTTATATGGGAGCGGGAACGAGTGGTAGATTAGGCGTTTTAGATGCTGCAGAATGTGTGCCAACATTTGGTGTGACATCTGATGTAGTTGTGGGACTGATTGCGGGTGGTCCTACTGCTATGACAGTCGCTGTAGAAGGGGCAGAAGATGATGAAAGGCTAGGGGAGCAAGATTTAAAAGACTTAAAAATTAATGTGCATGATACTGTCATCGGTATAGCTGCTAGTGGACGAACACCATATGTCATTGGTGGTTTGAAATATGCTCAAAGTATTAAAGTAGCTACTGGTTGTGTCACATGTAATAGACAATCTGAAGTTGGAAAGCATGCTGATTTCCCAGTGCAAGTTGATGTTGGTCCAGAAGTATTAACAGGATCAACAAGACTTAAAGCAGGAACAGCACAAAAATTAATTCTTAATATGATATCAACTGGGGCGATGGTCGGTATCGGTAAAGTGTATGAGAATTTAATGATTGATGTCAAACCAACGAATAAAAAGTTAAAGCAACGTGCAGTTAATATGATTCAAGAAGTATTAGACTGTACAGATGATGAAAGTATGAGGTTGTTTAAAGAAAGTGACGAACAAGTAAAAGTAGCAATCGTGATGGGGATGCATCAAATTACGAAAGCAGAAGCAGTTGAAAAGCTGAAACAAGCTAAGGGATTCGTAAGAAATACGTAA
- a CDS encoding MMPL family transporter, whose translation MANFLFRLGSSIAKHKWLTIIIWLIVLVGIVTPLTINKPTFDNDITMNGIKSIDTNDKIEKEFNQDSEKANVRVVFKSEDKKGITDPKAMKDIQAALKDAKDKDDDIKEITDPYENKQINKDQTTAFADINYKVSQTSIKSDSVDKVKDAMKSVDDDIQTELTGNALNANTEIGGSSEAIGIIVAFAVLLVTFGSLIAAGMPIISAIVGLGSSIGTIALLTYSFDIPNVTLSLAVMIGLALGIDYALFILFRYRQIIKTEKDHIKAIGLALGTAGSAVIFAGVTVVIAVCGLALVGIGFLATMGFASALSVIFAVLSSITLLPALISVFHKQIHPKKRKIHSNESLDTPWSKFVVGKPWIAILIGLIILIAAALPASHMRLGIPDNGMKPDSSTEKKAYDIISDDFGEGFNGPIVMLVDTSDKKDDQQALQKDLQNVMKDIEDIKNVETVTPPQLNKDKDYALVTVLPEKGPNAESTYDLVHDLRDYNKDSKDKYDLSTEISGQSVINIDMSEKLNDAIPLFAGVIILLAFVLLMVVFRSIIIPLKAVLGFVLSLVATLGFTTLIMQDGFMSGVFGVDSTGPLLAFLPVITIGLLFGLAMDYEVFLMSRIHEEYVRTMNNTKSIKVGLKESGPVIVAAALIMFSVFIGFVFQDDVMIKSMGIALAFGVLFDAFIVRMTIIPALTQLFGRASWYLPNWLNTILPKIDIEGHALSENNHVAQSSEDISVATIEVSPKTKALYDKIDSNSKDEVLYEALRQYDNDKEQKNQSSETDDQNVMALLNQQSKNIEQVNQLIKDMINKNN comes from the coding sequence TTGGCGAACTTTTTATTTAGATTGGGTTCATCCATTGCTAAACATAAGTGGTTAACGATTATTATTTGGCTAATTGTTTTGGTAGGTATTGTTACACCATTGACGATTAATAAACCCACTTTTGATAACGACATTACAATGAATGGTATTAAATCAATCGATACGAACGATAAAATTGAAAAAGAATTTAATCAAGATAGTGAAAAGGCAAATGTGAGAGTTGTCTTTAAGAGTGAAGATAAAAAAGGCATAACAGATCCAAAAGCGATGAAAGATATTCAAGCTGCCTTAAAAGATGCTAAAGATAAAGATGATGATATAAAAGAAATTACAGATCCTTATGAAAATAAACAAATAAATAAAGATCAAACAACTGCTTTTGCAGATATCAATTATAAAGTATCTCAAACATCTATAAAATCAGATTCTGTCGATAAAGTTAAAGATGCTATGAAATCAGTAGATGATGACATACAGACAGAATTAACGGGAAATGCATTAAATGCAAATACTGAAATAGGGGGCAGCTCTGAAGCAATCGGGATTATTGTTGCTTTCGCTGTCTTGCTTGTAACTTTTGGTTCATTAATTGCTGCTGGGATGCCAATTATCAGTGCAATTGTTGGATTAGGTTCAAGTATTGGTACAATCGCATTATTAACATATTCATTCGATATTCCGAACGTTACGTTATCGCTAGCCGTGATGATAGGTTTAGCACTGGGAATAGATTATGCACTGTTTATATTATTTAGATATAGACAAATTATTAAAACTGAGAAGGATCATATTAAAGCAATCGGTTTAGCTTTAGGAACAGCTGGTAGCGCAGTTATATTCGCAGGCGTCACAGTTGTCATTGCAGTATGTGGGCTTGCATTAGTAGGCATTGGTTTCTTAGCTACAATGGGCTTTGCTTCTGCATTAAGTGTCATCTTTGCTGTACTCAGTTCAATTACGTTACTTCCAGCATTAATTAGTGTGTTTCATAAACAAATACACCCTAAAAAACGTAAAATTCATTCAAATGAAAGTTTAGATACACCTTGGTCTAAATTTGTAGTAGGTAAACCGTGGATTGCAATTCTTATCGGTTTAATTATCTTAATTGCTGCTGCACTGCCAGCTTCACATATGCGATTAGGTATACCAGATAATGGCATGAAACCTGATAGTTCAACTGAGAAAAAAGCATATGATATTATTTCTGATGATTTTGGTGAAGGGTTTAATGGACCAATTGTGATGCTCGTAGACACTTCAGATAAAAAAGATGATCAACAAGCATTACAAAAAGATTTACAAAATGTCATGAAAGACATTGAAGATATCAAAAATGTTGAAACAGTTACACCACCTCAACTCAATAAAGATAAAGATTATGCGCTAGTCACAGTTCTGCCAGAAAAAGGACCAAATGCAGAATCAACTTATGATTTAGTTCATGATTTAAGAGATTACAATAAAGACTCGAAAGATAAGTATGATTTAAGTACGGAAATATCTGGTCAAAGTGTAATCAATATAGATATGTCAGAAAAACTTAATGACGCCATTCCATTATTTGCAGGTGTTATTATCTTATTAGCATTTGTACTATTAATGGTTGTGTTTAGATCGATTATTATTCCGCTTAAAGCAGTGTTAGGATTTGTATTATCATTAGTAGCAACGTTAGGATTTACGACGCTTATTATGCAAGATGGATTTATGAGTGGCGTATTTGGAGTAGATTCAACGGGACCATTGCTCGCATTCTTACCAGTCATTACAATAGGACTGTTGTTTGGATTGGCAATGGACTACGAAGTATTCTTAATGTCCAGAATTCATGAAGAATACGTGCGTACAATGAACAATACGAAATCAATTAAAGTAGGACTTAAAGAAAGTGGACCTGTAATCGTAGCAGCCGCACTTATTATGTTCAGTGTATTTATAGGTTTCGTATTCCAAGATGATGTCATGATTAAATCAATGGGTATTGCATTAGCATTCGGCGTATTATTCGATGCCTTTATTGTAAGAATGACGATCATACCAGCACTTACTCAACTATTCGGTAGAGCATCATGGTACTTACCAAACTGGTTAAACACAATTTTGCCTAAAATAGATATTGAAGGACATGCACTTAGTGAAAATAATCATGTTGCACAAAGTTCTGAAGATATAAGTGTAGCTACAATAGAAGTCAGTCCAAAAACGAAAGCATTATACGATAAGATTGATTCAAATTCAAAAGACGAAGTATTATATGAAGCATTGCGTCAGTACGACAATGATAAAGAACAAAAAAATCAAAGTTCAGAAACTGACGACCAAAATGTTATGGCTCTATTGAATCAACAAAGTAAAAATATCGAACAAGTAAATCAATTAATAAAAGACATGATCAATAAAAATAATTAA
- a CDS encoding transcriptional regulator, SarA/Rot family — translation MENIIHYELLKKDIFNNIFDETQLKRMDILTLYYLAEMNEDEVYVRKLRKLMFNPSSSELTGALKTLEYLNYFKKVRDPLDERSIILKNIDYEAINSTLCICKNITVDHLDRFDSDEEKTVL, via the coding sequence ATGGAAAATATTATTCACTACGAACTATTAAAAAAAGACATCTTCAACAACATATTCGATGAAACACAACTAAAACGTATGGATATACTCACTTTGTATTATTTAGCTGAAATGAATGAAGATGAAGTATACGTTCGAAAACTTCGAAAACTTATGTTTAATCCATCATCTTCTGAATTAACAGGCGCATTAAAAACACTAGAATATTTAAATTATTTCAAAAAAGTTAGAGACCCATTAGACGAACGCTCTATTATATTGAAGAATATTGACTATGAAGCAATTAATTCCACTTTATGTATTTGCAAAAATATCACAGTGGATCATTTAGATCGATTCGATTCAGATGAAGAAAAAACAGTATTGTAA
- the panD gene encoding aspartate 1-decarboxylase, with translation MIRTMMNGKIHRARVTEANLNYVGSITIDADILDAVDILPNEKVAIVNNNNGARLETYVIEGERGSGKICLNGAAARLVQVDDVIIIMNYVQVTDEEARTHAPKVAVMNEENEIIEMIHEKENQTVL, from the coding sequence ATGATTAGAACTATGATGAACGGGAAGATTCATCGTGCTAGAGTGACTGAGGCCAACTTAAATTATGTAGGTAGTATTACAATAGATGCAGATATTTTAGATGCGGTAGATATATTACCGAATGAGAAAGTAGCGATCGTTAATAATAATAACGGTGCAAGACTTGAAACTTATGTTATTGAAGGTGAAAGAGGCAGTGGTAAAATTTGTTTAAATGGTGCAGCTGCAAGATTAGTTCAAGTAGATGATGTCATTATTATTATGAATTATGTTCAAGTCACTGATGAAGAAGCGAGAACGCATGCACCAAAAGTAGCAGTTATGAATGAGGAAAATGAAATCATTGAAATGATACATGAAAAAGAAAATCAAACTGTTCTATAA
- a CDS encoding PTS transporter subunit EIIC: MSKEREIAQAILKEVGGRDNLDKVIHCMTRVRMNIVDYSKVNLEGLKNIKGVMGVVEDDMLQVVIGPGTVNKVANEMSSIIGVDLGEDIKHKASNKEQVEKEADLFKQNLNKKNQSPFKKVLRSIANIFVPLIPAFVGAGLIGGIAAVISNMLAAGTLDGATWEQFVLIFDIIKNGIFAYLVIYVGINAAKEFGATPGLGGVIGGTTMLTGMDPESPIKNIFNGEPLAAGQGGVIGVIFAVWILSLIEKKLHKIVPSSVDIIVTPTITLFIMGLGTIFLIMPIAGFVSNGLLGVIDWVLDIGGAFSGFILGATFLPLVMFGLHQVLTPIHIEMINQSGATYLLPILAMAGAGQVGAAFALWFKCRKNKKIINLLKGALPVGILGIGEPLIYGVTLPLGRPFITACIGGGVGGAVIGGLGHVGATAIGPSGVSLIPLISDNMYLGYIAGLLAAYLGGFVATYLFGTNKEMTAAQELEED, from the coding sequence ATGTCAAAAGAAAGAGAAATTGCACAAGCTATTTTGAAAGAAGTCGGGGGAAGAGATAATTTAGATAAAGTCATTCATTGTATGACGCGTGTTAGGATGAACATCGTTGACTATAGTAAAGTAAACCTTGAAGGTCTCAAGAATATTAAAGGGGTAATGGGTGTTGTAGAAGATGATATGCTTCAAGTCGTTATTGGACCAGGGACTGTTAATAAAGTAGCAAATGAAATGAGTTCAATAATTGGTGTCGATTTAGGGGAGGACATTAAACATAAAGCATCAAATAAGGAGCAAGTAGAAAAAGAAGCGGATTTATTCAAACAAAATTTAAACAAAAAGAATCAATCACCGTTTAAAAAAGTATTAAGATCTATCGCAAATATATTCGTACCTTTAATACCTGCGTTTGTTGGTGCAGGTTTAATAGGTGGTATTGCAGCAGTGATTTCAAATATGTTAGCTGCTGGAACATTAGATGGAGCAACGTGGGAACAATTTGTATTAATATTTGATATCATCAAAAATGGTATTTTTGCATATCTCGTTATTTACGTTGGGATTAATGCAGCTAAAGAGTTTGGTGCTACACCTGGACTAGGTGGTGTCATTGGTGGTACAACAATGCTCACTGGTATGGATCCTGAAAGTCCGATAAAGAACATATTTAATGGCGAGCCATTAGCTGCTGGTCAAGGTGGTGTCATTGGTGTCATATTCGCTGTCTGGATATTGTCATTAATTGAAAAGAAACTACACAAAATTGTACCAAGTTCTGTAGATATTATTGTTACACCGACCATTACATTATTTATAATGGGCCTCGGTACGATTTTCTTAATCATGCCTATAGCTGGATTTGTTTCAAATGGATTGTTAGGGGTTATCGATTGGGTGTTAGATATAGGTGGCGCATTCAGCGGATTTATATTAGGCGCAACTTTCTTACCACTCGTTATGTTTGGATTACATCAAGTTTTAACACCTATCCATATTGAAATGATTAACCAATCAGGCGCGACTTATTTATTACCGATATTAGCTATGGCAGGCGCAGGACAAGTAGGTGCTGCATTTGCGTTATGGTTTAAATGTAGAAAAAATAAAAAAATTATTAATTTATTAAAAGGTGCATTGCCAGTAGGTATTTTAGGCATTGGGGAGCCATTAATATACGGTGTTACATTACCATTAGGCAGACCATTTATTACTGCTTGTATTGGTGGGGGTGTTGGTGGTGCTGTTATCGGTGGCCTCGGTCACGTTGGCGCCACAGCAATCGGACCAAGTGGTGTATCTCTTATTCCTTTAATTTCTGATAATATGTACTTAGGATATATTGCAGGATTGTTAGCAGCTTATCTAGGGGGATTTGTTGCGACATACTTATTTGGTACAAATAAAGAAATGACTGCAGCACAAGAATTGGAAGAGGACTAA
- a CDS encoding LLM class flavin-dependent oxidoreductase, whose amino-acid sequence MLRLSVLDQAPISKGHTPEETLQHTIKLAKWAESLGYHRYWVAEHHNTSGLASSSPEILMTQIAASTQEIRVGSGGILLPQYSPYKIAENSKTLSALYPNRIDIGFGNSPGGSPITQKALTDHHIKPKEDFYRQASDLQGFMHNTLPRNHEFRLVKAGPRIDNPPAMWLLGLTENGAKNAAQLGIGFVFGHFINPKYGKVAMKRYYEEFTPSVNHKEPATIICIFVVCAETDEQAEALAITQDRWLLNVGKGLGTKVQPPEEINSDEYSNEELEQIKKNRNRCIIGSPSTVKKQLNQLAEAYQTDEFMIITNIYNFEDKKKSYKLIAEEML is encoded by the coding sequence ATGTTGAGATTAAGTGTATTAGATCAAGCGCCTATATCTAAAGGGCACACACCTGAAGAGACACTACAACATACTATTAAATTAGCTAAATGGGCTGAGTCGCTAGGATACCATCGTTATTGGGTTGCTGAACATCATAATACAAGCGGTTTAGCGAGTTCATCACCGGAAATCTTAATGACACAAATTGCCGCTTCTACTCAAGAAATCAGAGTTGGATCTGGAGGTATATTACTTCCTCAATATAGCCCATACAAAATTGCAGAGAACTCAAAAACTTTATCTGCTTTATACCCTAATCGCATCGACATAGGATTTGGAAATTCACCAGGTGGTTCTCCAATTACTCAAAAAGCTTTAACAGATCATCATATTAAACCGAAAGAAGACTTTTATAGACAAGCGTCAGATTTACAAGGATTCATGCACAATACTTTGCCTAGAAATCATGAATTCAGACTCGTTAAAGCTGGACCTCGTATAGATAATCCACCTGCAATGTGGCTTTTAGGTCTGACAGAAAATGGTGCAAAAAATGCAGCACAACTAGGGATAGGATTTGTATTTGGACATTTTATTAATCCGAAGTACGGTAAAGTCGCGATGAAACGCTATTATGAAGAGTTCACACCATCAGTAAATCATAAAGAACCTGCAACAATTATTTGCATATTTGTCGTATGTGCAGAAACTGACGAACAAGCAGAAGCACTTGCTATCACGCAAGACAGATGGCTATTAAACGTTGGGAAAGGATTAGGTACAAAAGTACAACCACCTGAAGAAATAAATAGTGATGAATACAGTAATGAAGAATTAGAACAAATTAAGAAAAATAGAAATAGATGTATAATAGGATCACCATCGACAGTTAAAAAGCAGCTTAATCAACTAGCTGAAGCATATCAAACAGACGAATTTATGATCATCACAAATATATATAACTTTGAAGATAAGAAGAAGTCATATAAATTGATAGCAGAAGAAATGTTGTAA
- a CDS encoding aldo/keto reductase, translating to MNFTQFHNGNNMPSVGLGVFRVENNDTAKDAVKHAIQSGYRSIDAAFIYGNETKVGEGIAEGIKAANISRDDLFITSKLWLDDYGKNNVKEAYEKSLNLLGLDYLDLYLMHWPGTDADLMLNTWEGLEALYNQQLVKNIGVSNFNIDHLDILLNKATVKPVLNQVEFHPYLTQTELRNYLNKHDIKMESWSPLMNAEILQDEVVNNIATEINKSPAQVIIRWNIDHDVITIPKSVTPSRIEENYDVFNFSLNEEQMQQLDALNQNKRIGPNPAEFNG from the coding sequence ATGAATTTCACACAGTTTCATAATGGAAATAATATGCCTAGTGTTGGTCTAGGTGTTTTTAGAGTAGAAAATAACGATACAGCTAAAGATGCTGTCAAACATGCCATTCAATCAGGATATAGAAGTATAGATGCAGCATTTATATATGGAAATGAAACTAAAGTTGGCGAAGGTATCGCTGAAGGTATCAAAGCAGCAAATATCTCAAGAGATGACTTATTTATCACATCTAAATTATGGTTAGATGACTACGGAAAAAATAACGTAAAAGAAGCCTATGAAAAATCTTTAAACCTACTAGGACTAGACTATTTAGATTTATATTTAATGCATTGGCCAGGTACAGATGCAGATTTAATGTTAAATACGTGGGAAGGTCTAGAAGCATTATACAATCAACAATTAGTTAAAAATATTGGTGTAAGTAACTTCAATATAGATCACTTAGATATCCTATTAAACAAAGCAACTGTTAAACCAGTCTTAAACCAAGTAGAATTCCACCCATACTTAACACAAACAGAATTGAGAAATTATTTAAACAAACACGATATAAAAATGGAATCATGGTCACCACTTATGAATGCAGAGATTTTACAAGACGAAGTAGTAAATAACATTGCTACAGAAATAAACAAATCTCCAGCGCAAGTCATCATACGTTGGAATATCGACCACGATGTAATTACAATACCAAAATCCGTTACACCATCACGCATTGAAGAAAACTACGACGTATTTAACTTCAGCTTAAACGAAGAACAAATGCAACAATTAGACGCACTTAATCAAAACAAACGCATAGGACCTAACCCAGCAGAATTCAACGGTTAA
- a CDS encoding ornithine cyclodeaminase family protein: MLTLTDSEIEKQYFMKDAIKDTLALFNKLEQEQIIVEHRTVIEMPNTHNAMLYMPCLDLKEKLGTIKVISIFPDNPKVNLSTTQGKILITELETGQHKAIIDASYLTRLRTGALSGIATDYLSRKDSRVLGVIGTGGMAFEQVLGILEVRNIEHIYLFNRTFKKAQLFKEKLQDFGINVEISVTQDVQEVVQQSDIINCATRSNEAVFNAKDLKEGTHINGVGSYQPSMREIDINAIKKSSKIVFDDIGGAQTEAGEFIQAEKEGHFSFGSTYGDLQQLVLHKINGREDETETTIYKSVGAAHFDLAVGIGVFKKLFS, from the coding sequence ATGCTTACACTTACAGATTCTGAAATTGAAAAACAATATTTTATGAAGGATGCTATTAAAGATACTCTGGCGTTATTTAACAAATTGGAACAAGAACAAATTATAGTTGAACATCGAACAGTTATTGAAATGCCTAATACGCACAACGCTATGCTCTATATGCCTTGCTTAGATTTAAAAGAAAAGCTTGGGACAATTAAAGTTATTTCTATTTTTCCTGATAATCCAAAAGTGAATTTATCTACTACACAAGGCAAAATATTAATTACTGAATTAGAAACTGGACAACATAAAGCAATCATCGATGCGAGTTATTTAACAAGGTTAAGAACAGGTGCATTAAGTGGTATAGCGACTGACTATTTGAGCAGGAAAGATAGTCGTGTTTTAGGTGTGATTGGTACTGGGGGTATGGCGTTCGAACAAGTTTTAGGCATACTTGAAGTAAGAAACATTGAACATATCTATTTATTTAATAGAACATTTAAAAAAGCACAACTCTTTAAAGAAAAACTGCAAGACTTTGGTATTAACGTAGAGATCAGCGTAACTCAAGATGTACAAGAAGTTGTACAACAAAGCGATATTATAAACTGTGCAACACGTTCAAATGAAGCTGTATTTAATGCTAAAGATTTAAAGGAAGGTACACATATTAATGGTGTTGGTTCATACCAACCTTCAATGCGCGAAATCGATATTAACGCAATAAAAAAATCATCCAAAATAGTATTTGATGATATTGGCGGTGCTCAAACCGAAGCTGGAGAATTTATTCAAGCTGAAAAAGAAGGCCACTTTAGTTTTGGTAGTACATACGGGGATTTACAACAACTCGTATTACACAAAATAAATGGTCGTGAAGATGAAACTGAAACGACGATATACAAATCCGTTGGCGCTGCTCATTTCGACTTGGCAGTGGGTATAGGCGTATTTAAAAAATTATTTTCGTAA
- a CDS encoding DUF1304 domain-containing protein: MHILATIFVVIVAVEHLYIMYLETIATDSKKTSQTFNLKQQVLKDKNIQVLLKNQGIYNGLLALALFYGAFFSTNPKEFVAVLLIFIILAAIYGSLTSSKSIILKQGGPAIIALILLLL, from the coding sequence ATGCACATATTAGCGACGATTTTTGTAGTTATTGTTGCAGTTGAACATCTGTACATTATGTATTTAGAAACGATTGCAACAGACTCTAAAAAAACATCACAAACATTTAATTTAAAGCAGCAAGTATTAAAGGATAAAAACATTCAAGTACTTCTGAAAAATCAAGGTATATATAACGGATTGTTAGCTTTAGCCTTATTCTATGGTGCTTTTTTCTCTACAAATCCTAAAGAGTTTGTAGCGGTGTTGTTAATATTTATTATTTTAGCAGCAATATACGGTAGTCTTACAAGTTCTAAATCGATTATTTTGAAACAAGGTGGCCCTGCAATCATCGCCTTAATTCTATTATTATTATAA